One window from the genome of Bacteroidales bacterium encodes:
- a CDS encoding integration host factor subunit beta, translated as MTKADIVNEISKSTGIEKVTVQKTVEAFMESVKKSLAKNQNVYLRGFGSFIVKERAQKTARNISKNTTIIIPAHNIPAFKPAKTFVNQVKSNVK; from the coding sequence ATGACAAAGGCAGATATTGTAAATGAAATTTCCAAAAGTACGGGAATTGAAAAAGTTACTGTTCAAAAAACAGTTGAAGCGTTCATGGAAAGCGTAAAGAAGTCGTTGGCTAAAAACCAAAATGTTTATTTGAGAGGATTTGGAAGCTTCATCGTTAAAGAAAGAGCTCAAAAAACTGCTCGTAACATTTCGAAAAATACAACTATCATCATTCCGGCACACAATATTCCTGCTTTCAAGCCGGCTAAGACGTTTGTCAATCAAGTTAAAAGTAATGTTAAATAA